One stretch of Heliomicrobium undosum DNA includes these proteins:
- the ndk gene encoding nucleoside-diphosphate kinase, with protein sequence MERTYLMIKPDGVQRGLVGEIISRFEKKGFKLVGMKFLRLTREMAEKHYAEHVGKPFFAGLVDYIISGPVVAMCWEGKEVVSVSREMMGATNPAKAAPGTIRGAYAVDIGRNIIHGSDSPASAERELSIYFESAELVEWDRTVQGWITE encoded by the coding sequence ATGGAACGCACCTATCTCATGATCAAACCTGACGGCGTTCAGCGCGGTCTCGTCGGGGAAATCATCAGCCGCTTTGAGAAAAAAGGCTTCAAGCTTGTCGGCATGAAGTTTCTCCGCCTGACCAGGGAGATGGCCGAAAAGCACTATGCCGAGCATGTGGGCAAGCCCTTTTTCGCGGGTCTTGTCGACTACATCATCTCCGGTCCTGTTGTGGCCATGTGCTGGGAAGGGAAAGAAGTTGTCTCCGTTTCGCGGGAGATGATGGGCGCCACCAATCCTGCCAAGGCTGCGCCGGGGACCATCCGCGGCGCCTATGCCGTCGATATCGGCCGCAACATCATCCACGGATCGGACTCTCCCGCCTCTGCCGAGCGGGAACTGTCCATCTACTTCGAGAGCGCTGAACTGGTCGAGTGGGACCGGACGGTGCAAGGCTGGATTACAGAGTAA
- the ftsH gene encoding ATP-dependent zinc metalloprotease FtsH, with amino-acid sequence MSRIVKNLAIYILIVLLAISVLRVTKTPEPAKEQISYTQFYQLLVRDQVKELTAVSERDRTEISGVKADGTKFAAVGPVDIKRVTDIALDKQIPFNQERAPEPPWWTGLFSTLLPILVLVGLFFFMMQQTQGGGSRVMQFGKSRAKLHTDDKKKVTFEDVAGADEVKEELQEVVEFLKHPKKFVELGAKIPKGVLLFGPPGTGKTLLARAVAGEAGVPFFSISGSDFVEMFVGVGASRVRDLFEQAKKNSPCIVFIDEIDAVGRQRGAGLGGGHDEREQTLNQLLVEMDGFAANEGIIIIAATNRPDILDPALLRPGRFDRQIVVDRPDIRGRKEILGVHAKGKPLDETIDLDVLARRTPGFTGADLANMINEAALLAARRGVRRISMHELEDAIERVIAGPEKKARVISDFEKKLVSYHEAGHALVGGLLEHTDPVHKISIIPRGRAGGYTLLLPEEDRHYMTKSHLLDQVTMLLAGRVAEALVLKEISTGASNDLERATDLVRKMITEFGMSDELGPLTFGHKQEAVFLGRDLARDRNYSEAVAFSIDKEARRIIEESYEKAKKLLEENMSKLHLIAQTLMDKETIEASEFTELLEKVS; translated from the coding sequence GTGAGCCGGATCGTCAAAAACCTGGCAATCTACATCCTCATCGTCCTCTTGGCCATATCCGTGTTACGGGTGACCAAGACGCCGGAACCGGCAAAGGAACAGATCAGTTATACGCAGTTTTACCAGTTGCTCGTCAGGGATCAGGTCAAGGAGTTGACCGCCGTTTCCGAGCGGGATCGCACGGAGATCAGCGGCGTGAAGGCCGATGGCACGAAGTTTGCCGCTGTCGGACCGGTGGATATCAAACGCGTCACCGACATCGCCCTTGACAAGCAGATTCCCTTCAACCAGGAACGAGCGCCCGAACCTCCCTGGTGGACGGGGCTCTTCTCGACATTGCTTCCCATCCTGGTCCTGGTCGGTCTCTTCTTCTTCATGATGCAGCAAACCCAGGGCGGCGGCTCTCGGGTGATGCAGTTCGGCAAAAGCCGCGCCAAGTTGCACACCGATGACAAGAAGAAAGTCACCTTTGAGGATGTGGCAGGCGCCGACGAGGTCAAGGAAGAACTCCAGGAAGTCGTCGAGTTCCTGAAGCACCCGAAAAAGTTTGTCGAGTTGGGCGCCAAGATCCCCAAAGGCGTCTTGCTCTTCGGACCTCCCGGAACCGGCAAGACGCTGTTGGCCCGGGCCGTCGCCGGCGAAGCCGGTGTGCCCTTCTTCAGCATCTCCGGCTCGGACTTTGTCGAGATGTTCGTCGGCGTCGGCGCGTCGCGTGTGCGCGACCTCTTCGAACAGGCCAAGAAGAACTCTCCCTGCATCGTCTTCATCGACGAAATCGACGCTGTCGGACGCCAACGCGGCGCCGGCCTGGGCGGCGGTCACGATGAACGCGAACAGACGTTGAACCAGTTGCTCGTCGAGATGGACGGCTTTGCCGCCAACGAAGGCATCATCATCATCGCCGCCACGAACCGTCCTGATATCCTGGACCCGGCGCTCCTCCGCCCCGGCCGTTTCGACCGCCAGATCGTGGTGGATCGGCCCGACATCCGCGGTCGCAAGGAGATCCTCGGCGTCCATGCCAAAGGCAAGCCCCTTGATGAGACGATCGACCTCGATGTGTTGGCCCGCCGGACCCCCGGTTTCACCGGCGCCGATCTGGCCAACATGATCAACGAAGCGGCATTGCTCGCCGCCCGTCGCGGCGTCAGACGGATCAGCATGCATGAGTTGGAAGACGCCATCGAACGGGTTATCGCCGGACCAGAGAAGAAGGCCCGCGTGATCAGCGACTTCGAGAAAAAGCTGGTCAGCTATCATGAGGCAGGCCACGCGCTTGTCGGGGGACTGTTGGAACATACCGACCCCGTCCACAAGATCTCCATCATCCCGCGGGGGCGGGCCGGCGGCTATACCCTGTTGTTGCCGGAAGAGGACCGTCACTACATGACCAAGTCCCACCTGCTCGACCAGGTGACCATGCTCTTGGCCGGACGCGTCGCCGAAGCCTTGGTCCTCAAAGAGATCTCCACCGGTGCGTCGAATGACCTGGAGCGGGCGACCGATCTGGTGCGCAAGATGATCACCGAGTTCGGCATGTCCGACGAATTGGGCCCCCTCACCTTCGGCCACAAGCAGGAAGCTGTATTCCTCGGCCGTGATCTGGCCCGCGACCGCAATTACTCGGAAGCGGTGGCCTTCTCTATCGACAAGGAGGCGCGCCGGATCATCGAGGAATCCTACGAGAAGGCCAAGAAGCTCCTGGAAGAGAACATGAGCAAGCTCCACCTGATCGCCCAGACGCTCATGGACAAGGAGACTATCGAGGCCTCTGAGTTCACCGAACTGCTGGAAAAAGTCTCTTAG
- a CDS encoding TIGR01777 family oxidoreductase — translation MNILVTGGTGFVGGALVEHLIKSGHQVSLLSRRKGKDRRIRWFPLQDGRFPAESLEGVEIVVNLAGENIGGSRWTEAAKRRILDSRVSLTSQLVSACRKRREQCDNMPRLLINASAVGYYGTGEETIFTEEDGPGCGFLADVCRRWEAAAEEASPFGIRVIRLRLGVVLGPDGGMLAKMDRPFRFGLGGVVGSGRQWISWVHRDDVLGVIDQAIEDEAMTGAYNLCSFNPVTMAELCHALAGRLGGRAWATVPAFALRLAFGDMADEMLLSGQRVLPKRLSEAGYRFRHSRLEEALTAIYR, via the coding sequence GTGAACATCTTGGTGACGGGAGGAACCGGTTTTGTCGGCGGCGCCCTCGTGGAGCACCTGATCAAGAGCGGCCATCAAGTGTCTCTGTTGTCACGGAGGAAGGGAAAAGACCGGCGAATCCGCTGGTTTCCGCTGCAGGATGGCCGATTTCCGGCAGAATCCTTGGAGGGTGTGGAAATAGTCGTCAACCTGGCTGGGGAAAATATTGGCGGCAGCCGCTGGACGGAAGCGGCGAAAAGGCGCATCCTCGATAGCCGGGTGAGCCTGACGAGCCAGCTCGTGTCCGCTTGCCGGAAACGGCGCGAACAGTGTGACAACATGCCCAGACTGTTGATCAACGCCTCCGCGGTGGGCTATTATGGAACCGGCGAAGAGACCATCTTCACGGAAGAGGATGGACCGGGCTGCGGTTTTTTGGCTGATGTCTGTCGCCGGTGGGAAGCCGCAGCGGAGGAAGCTTCCCCGTTCGGGATCCGCGTGATCCGGTTGCGCCTGGGCGTCGTTTTAGGTCCTGACGGGGGGATGCTGGCGAAAATGGACAGACCCTTTCGCTTCGGCCTGGGCGGTGTGGTCGGATCGGGACGCCAGTGGATCTCCTGGGTCCATCGCGACGATGTGCTCGGCGTGATCGATCAGGCGATCGAGGATGAAGCCATGACCGGCGCTTACAACCTCTGCAGCTTCAACCCAGTGACGATGGCGGAACTCTGCCATGCCCTGGCGGGGCGTTTGGGGGGACGAGCCTGGGCGACCGTGCCCGCTTTTGCGCTCCGGCTGGCCTTCGGTGATATGGCCGATGAGATGCTTTTAAGCGGCCAGCGCGTATTGCCGAAGCGGCTCAGCGAAGCGGGCTATCGTTTCCGGCATTCGCGCCTTGAGGAGGCGTTGACGGCGATTTACCGGTAG
- a CDS encoding ABC1 kinase family protein has product MNRYYRIWRITSMFVLFFIQFWWLKRREGRLDREEREKRWSSLYHRMGTRFCKTATELGGLLIKAGQFFATRVDVLPVEVTSELSQLQDAVPPAPYEHIEKTIREDLGQPAEALFSQIDSAPLAAASLGQVHRAVLPTGEQVAVKVLRPRIHEIIQADFEAIQLTMLLAKVFTDINSQMDMDAIYREMQQTFSDELDYRLEASHAERFRKNLSVFENVYIPKIHSKYSTRRILTMEFIDGRKVDDYAFLEANGIDRKEMGHRLIRLFLHMIVNDGFFHADPHQGNLYVKADGTLVVLDFGMVGEITPLTKENLKNLLFSVVERDSEKMVEAMGNLGFLRPTANRNLVRRAMEFFLEHHSPEQMKEMERTKNLGPLGSEIREFIYDQPMQIPAHMIFLGRAVLTVTGVAFGLDREMDAEVAAPYIKKLMDDTDGGLAKMLLNRVKGYGATLIGLPTLMHRTLKKADLGDLHVKVSNLGDIQRGVMFQSRLANRIVLAILTSTSLICATIFYTQHFFVEAEAAALIGALFGSILLWSSRQKPRDSSQPLNRYGPF; this is encoded by the coding sequence ATGAATCGATACTATCGCATCTGGCGGATCACCAGCATGTTTGTTCTCTTTTTCATCCAGTTCTGGTGGCTCAAGCGCCGGGAAGGCCGCTTGGACAGGGAAGAAAGGGAAAAGCGGTGGTCATCCCTTTACCATCGGATGGGAACCCGCTTCTGCAAAACGGCGACCGAACTGGGAGGACTGCTGATCAAGGCGGGCCAGTTCTTCGCCACCCGTGTGGACGTACTCCCCGTCGAGGTGACGAGCGAACTCTCCCAACTGCAGGATGCCGTTCCCCCAGCGCCCTATGAGCACATCGAAAAGACCATCCGCGAGGACCTGGGGCAACCGGCGGAGGCGCTCTTTTCTCAAATTGATTCGGCGCCTTTGGCGGCGGCGTCCCTAGGACAGGTTCACCGGGCCGTACTCCCGACGGGTGAACAAGTGGCCGTCAAGGTGTTGCGGCCCCGGATCCATGAGATCATCCAGGCTGACTTTGAAGCCATCCAGTTGACCATGCTTCTGGCCAAGGTCTTTACGGACATAAACAGCCAGATGGATATGGATGCCATCTACCGGGAGATGCAGCAAACCTTCTCCGACGAACTCGATTATCGGTTGGAGGCCTCTCACGCGGAACGATTCCGCAAAAATCTTTCCGTCTTTGAGAACGTGTACATACCGAAGATCCATAGCAAGTACTCCACCCGCCGCATCTTGACCATGGAATTCATCGATGGGCGCAAGGTGGACGATTATGCCTTTCTCGAAGCGAACGGCATCGACCGCAAGGAGATGGGCCATCGCCTCATCCGCCTCTTTTTGCACATGATCGTCAATGACGGCTTCTTCCACGCCGACCCGCACCAGGGCAACCTCTATGTGAAAGCCGACGGCACCCTGGTTGTACTTGACTTCGGCATGGTCGGGGAAATCACCCCGCTGACCAAAGAAAATCTGAAGAACCTGCTCTTTTCCGTTGTCGAGCGAGACAGCGAAAAGATGGTGGAAGCCATGGGCAACCTGGGCTTCCTGCGTCCCACGGCCAACCGCAACCTGGTGCGGCGAGCGATGGAGTTCTTCCTAGAGCACCACTCGCCGGAACAGATGAAGGAGATGGAACGGACCAAGAACCTCGGTCCCCTTGGTTCGGAGATCCGCGAGTTCATCTATGACCAGCCGATGCAGATCCCAGCCCACATGATCTTCTTGGGTCGAGCCGTGCTCACCGTCACCGGTGTCGCCTTCGGTCTTGATCGGGAGATGGACGCCGAAGTGGCGGCGCCCTACATCAAAAAGCTGATGGACGACACTGATGGCGGCCTCGCCAAGATGCTGCTGAACCGGGTGAAGGGATACGGCGCTACGCTGATCGGCCTGCCGACGCTGATGCACCGGACGTTAAAAAAAGCCGATCTGGGCGACCTGCATGTGAAGGTCAGCAATCTGGGCGACATTCAGCGGGGCGTCATGTTCCAGAGCCGCCTGGCCAACCGCATTGTCCTTGCTATCCTGACCTCGACTTCCTTGATCTGCGCCACCATCTTCTATACACAGCACTTTTTTGTCGAGGCGGAGGCAGCAGCCCTGATCGGCGCGTTGTTCGGGTCGATCCTGCTCTGGTCCTCTCGCCAGAAACCCCGCGATTCCAGCCAGCCCTTGAACCGCTACGGTCCTTTCTAA
- the tilS gene encoding tRNA lysidine(34) synthetase TilS, producing the protein MLDRFLQTLHRRQLIEPQQRVLIAVSGGIDSISLLLLFHQAAPQLDLKLSVAHYHHGLRGEAADGDEAFAAALAGRLGLPFYRERAPEEWWTREPGTKMEAARRLRYDFLGRVAKAADADRIALGHHADDQVETVLFHFLRGSGLRGLAGMPIRRGPYIRPLLTFRRAELEAFLQAERQEWRHDASNDSTLYTRNRIRHGLIPLLHDYNPRFAEAIGRTSRLCVDDADYLDEVTSRELARLTNEEGLDAKGLEALPMAIRRRVLRRYIEAGTGIPDLTPGFEKTEAMLQRLTERGGKSGPVDQAGGHTLVSEAGRLRLYKDLPWKADDGFCRPLPEPGEPGRWQSVAVPEGGGRMRIARWNRIDDRDPLEPGEREICLKPSISALGPLVIRSRRPGDWFYPAGGAGRKKVKDYLIDQKVPRSIRQKIPLLTAGEEVLWIIGYRPDRRFLSTAATTPIIVLRWQGKSI; encoded by the coding sequence TTGCTTGATCGATTTCTCCAAACGCTCCACCGGCGCCAACTGATCGAACCGCAACAGCGCGTGCTTATCGCCGTATCCGGCGGCATCGACTCGATCAGTCTGTTGTTGTTGTTTCATCAAGCGGCGCCGCAACTGGACCTGAAACTATCGGTGGCCCATTACCACCACGGGCTGCGCGGGGAAGCTGCCGATGGTGACGAAGCTTTTGCGGCTGCGCTGGCCGGAAGGCTGGGGCTTCCCTTTTACCGGGAGCGGGCGCCGGAAGAATGGTGGACGCGGGAGCCGGGGACAAAAATGGAGGCCGCGCGGCGTCTGCGCTATGATTTTTTGGGGCGCGTCGCGAAAGCCGCCGACGCTGACCGGATTGCCCTGGGCCATCATGCCGACGACCAGGTGGAAACGGTTTTGTTCCATTTCTTGCGCGGCAGCGGTCTGCGCGGATTGGCGGGCATGCCGATCCGGCGCGGCCCTTACATCCGGCCGCTGCTTACCTTTCGACGGGCCGAATTGGAGGCCTTTCTCCAGGCGGAGCGACAGGAATGGCGTCACGACGCCAGCAATGACTCCACCCTCTACACGCGCAACCGGATCCGCCATGGTCTGATCCCGTTGTTGCATGACTATAATCCACGTTTTGCCGAGGCCATCGGACGCACAAGCCGCCTCTGCGTCGATGACGCCGACTACCTGGACGAGGTGACCAGCCGGGAATTGGCCCGGCTGACGAACGAAGAGGGACTCGATGCCAAAGGTCTGGAAGCGTTGCCCATGGCCATCCGCCGACGTGTTCTGCGCCGCTATATCGAAGCAGGGACGGGGATTCCCGACCTGACGCCCGGCTTTGAAAAAACAGAGGCGATGCTGCAACGACTGACCGAGCGGGGCGGCAAAAGCGGGCCTGTCGACCAGGCCGGCGGACACACCCTTGTCAGTGAAGCCGGCCGGCTTCGCCTCTACAAGGACCTCCCTTGGAAGGCAGACGACGGCTTTTGCCGTCCCTTGCCGGAGCCTGGCGAGCCGGGGCGTTGGCAGTCGGTCGCGGTGCCCGAGGGCGGCGGGAGGATGCGCATCGCCAGATGGAATCGCATCGATGATAGGGACCCACTGGAACCGGGTGAACGTGAAATCTGCCTCAAACCATCCATATCGGCCCTCGGTCCCCTGGTCATCCGCAGTCGGAGACCGGGCGATTGGTTTTACCCCGCTGGAGGGGCGGGGAGAAAGAAAGTCAAAGACTACCTCATCGACCAAAAGGTGCCCCGGAGTATCAGACAGAAGATCCCCTTATTGACAGCAGGAGAGGAGGTACTCTGGATCATCGGATATCGACCCGACCGCCGTTTTCTCTCAACCGCAGCGACAACCCCCATCATCGTGCTTCGTTGGCAAGGCAAAAGTATTTGA
- a CDS encoding phytoene desaturase family protein, with protein MTQKTRNHGKVVVVGAGAGGLSAAVRLAAQGWDVTVLEKEPALGGRLSAVEADGYTIDIGPTILMMNDVFEQFFQDHGRDIRDYLELVRVDPCYHLHFTDGTRLTPSIDMKELLDEIRSLNPDDVDGYLRFLAQIHRRYMYAREHFIEKAFVKPSDFFNPETLSAMLQLKTLNNMYDDIARFIKDERLRIALTFQAIYLGISPFDAPSIYTLIAYVEHGLSGVWYPKGGMNAIAKAMARLLGEFGGVVRCNAEVAQIRIENGRARGVRLTSGEEIAADVVISNADFPYTMEKLVEPAYRGKYTPEKLSRMENTVGTFMLYLGVNKRYEDLHVHNIYFTPDYKKSMDELFSARILPEDPAMYVYSPTKYDATVAPPGKEVIYVLVPVPNLDSGIDWKKETGRYRELVLKKLERWGLTDLSQHIEFERVYTPETFQKRFNVYRGASFGLAPTLFQSGYFRPSIKSEKVSNLYFSGASVHPGGGVPVVLVCGKLVSDQVMKDSGLVMKSGRNAAAGVAATF; from the coding sequence GTGACACAAAAGACAAGGAACCACGGTAAAGTTGTCGTGGTCGGCGCCGGCGCCGGCGGCCTGAGCGCCGCTGTCCGCCTGGCCGCCCAAGGCTGGGATGTGACGGTGCTGGAAAAAGAACCGGCGCTCGGTGGACGTTTGAGCGCTGTTGAGGCGGACGGGTACACCATCGACATCGGGCCGACCATCCTGATGATGAACGATGTCTTTGAACAGTTCTTCCAGGACCACGGGCGGGATATCCGCGATTACCTGGAACTCGTCCGCGTCGATCCGTGCTACCACCTGCATTTTACCGACGGGACCCGCCTGACCCCCTCCATCGATATGAAAGAACTCCTCGACGAGATCCGTTCCCTGAACCCTGATGATGTCGATGGCTACCTGCGCTTTCTCGCCCAGATCCACCGGCGCTACATGTACGCCCGCGAGCATTTCATCGAAAAGGCATTCGTCAAGCCCTCCGACTTCTTCAATCCGGAAACCCTGTCGGCCATGCTGCAGTTGAAGACCCTCAACAACATGTATGACGACATCGCCCGGTTCATCAAGGACGAGCGCCTGCGCATCGCCCTGACCTTCCAAGCCATCTACCTGGGCATCTCGCCCTTTGACGCCCCCTCGATCTACACGCTGATCGCCTATGTGGAGCATGGCCTAAGCGGTGTCTGGTACCCGAAGGGCGGCATGAACGCCATTGCCAAGGCGATGGCCCGTCTCCTCGGCGAGTTCGGCGGCGTCGTCCGCTGTAACGCCGAGGTCGCCCAGATCCGCATCGAAAACGGCCGCGCGCGCGGCGTCCGCCTCACCAGCGGCGAGGAGATCGCCGCCGACGTGGTCATCTCTAACGCCGACTTTCCCTACACCATGGAGAAGCTCGTCGAACCGGCCTACAGGGGCAAATACACGCCGGAGAAGCTCTCGCGCATGGAGAACACGGTCGGCACCTTCATGCTCTACCTGGGTGTCAACAAGCGCTACGAAGACCTGCATGTCCACAACATCTACTTTACGCCCGACTATAAAAAGAGCATGGACGAACTGTTCTCCGCGCGCATCCTGCCGGAGGATCCGGCCATGTACGTCTATTCGCCGACAAAATACGATGCAACGGTGGCCCCGCCGGGGAAAGAGGTCATCTATGTCCTCGTCCCGGTGCCGAACCTGGACAGCGGCATCGACTGGAAAAAAGAGACCGGTCGCTACCGCGAACTGGTCCTCAAAAAGCTGGAACGGTGGGGACTGACTGACCTGAGTCAGCATATCGAGTTTGAGCGCGTCTACACGCCGGAGACCTTCCAGAAGCGATTCAACGTCTACCGTGGCGCCTCCTTCGGCCTGGCGCCGACGCTCTTCCAGTCCGGTTACTTCCGCCCGAGCATCAAGTCGGAGAAGGTGAGCAACCTCTACTTCTCCGGCGCCAGCGTCCACCCCGGCGGCGGCGTCCCCGTCGTCCTCGTCTGCGGCAAGCTGGTCTCCGATCAGGTGATGAAAGACAGTGGCCTGGTCATGAAAAGCGGCCGCAATGCGGCCGCGGGGGTAGCGGCGACCTTTTAG
- a CDS encoding SpoIIE family protein phosphatase has product MWDEPKVYPFRRERIPARDEGKGKKSGWFSWFGKIAALAAPGAWLTPGRLRRETRPAAAGPKVLDGFSEKRGDTARPKVTAGLSSSLKAVTGKMTQSAGVALHNVNSLSAALGKAWREGMSFSRDIRVWLWWIGIFLLARGTLLGGLAAAAPAALAVTAARRPGMLLWSVTAAAAGWYTGRFSPEMAALSQDPLGVRPIIQLAAWLSVAAVTTIVARRRNPSATMLAVMTALTIWAVEGAAVAWMTPSLYSGVLVTFEGLFAAVAVVIMATAENTLEAPTGRTWNRDEQACLVVLGLLFLLGFPQEPLFGLTLPGIVAKFCVLLAAYAIGPGAGAAGGVAIGLLPPLAIFGAPSSLALLALSGLLAGLFRPWAKPGVIGGFLSGHLLLSIYMSNSQDVRSLLLEAAIAGLLLIVWPSGWVQRLRQRLSARKKEFVLPEPAVPVSAKIDEMGRMIGQMAVTFDEMAEPAPAPGDKPWEPILLAIAERVCKPCPSYGLCWERDAERTRQYLNEILQQVEEKGQVTAKSLTPQLARRCARLAELSATIGCLLETVEVDRYWRRRLSEGRHLVSAHFRGLAGWMTSLAHDLEHASPPEKRGERLAKALEERGFRLKALKEHGEGEHWRIYVEGGGCSGTWPCAEHAAATAAEVLGQTFIVGKSDCRSGAPGRCAFSLIPVRPYGIQIGVAQAARHGSAVSGDTVGRWEAPASRMVVSLSDGSGVGPRAARESSATLSLLEHLCRMGIHPGEALRSVNALVALATEEESFATVDMAVIDLASAEAEIFKLGAAASYLKRGRRVQVLRQSSLPLGILKNVEVESLSVAMLPGDRLILVSDGIVEANRPGADGGAKARRGRSNGESLAGEGSDWLANWLERDATADPQALADLILLEAIRLGGGKARDDCSVVVAALSGREERG; this is encoded by the coding sequence TTGTGGGATGAGCCGAAAGTTTATCCTTTTCGTCGGGAACGGATCCCAGCGCGTGATGAAGGCAAAGGGAAAAAAAGCGGATGGTTCTCCTGGTTCGGCAAGATTGCCGCTTTAGCGGCCCCAGGCGCATGGTTGACGCCAGGACGACTGCGAAGAGAGACCCGGCCGGCAGCGGCTGGTCCCAAAGTCCTTGACGGGTTTAGCGAAAAAAGGGGGGACACTGCCCGCCCGAAGGTTACGGCTGGCCTTTCGTCATCTCTCAAGGCCGTAACGGGCAAGATGACCCAATCGGCCGGAGTGGCGCTGCACAACGTCAATTCCCTGTCAGCCGCGCTCGGCAAAGCATGGCGGGAAGGGATGTCTTTCAGCCGGGACATCCGCGTCTGGCTCTGGTGGATCGGCATCTTCCTGCTGGCGCGAGGAACCCTGCTAGGCGGCCTGGCGGCAGCCGCCCCGGCGGCGCTGGCGGTGACAGCGGCGCGCCGGCCCGGGATGTTGCTTTGGAGTGTCACTGCAGCGGCGGCAGGATGGTATACGGGGCGGTTTTCCCCGGAAATGGCGGCCCTTTCCCAAGACCCTCTCGGCGTGCGCCCGATCATACAACTGGCGGCATGGCTGTCCGTCGCCGCCGTCACAACGATTGTCGCCCGTCGGCGCAATCCATCGGCTACCATGCTCGCTGTTATGACCGCCTTGACGATCTGGGCGGTGGAAGGCGCAGCGGTGGCATGGATGACCCCCTCCCTTTACAGCGGTGTGCTGGTCACCTTTGAGGGGCTTTTTGCCGCTGTTGCCGTCGTCATCATGGCCACAGCAGAAAACACGCTGGAAGCGCCGACGGGGCGGACCTGGAACCGGGACGAACAGGCATGCCTGGTGGTCCTTGGCCTGCTCTTCTTGCTGGGCTTTCCCCAGGAACCGCTGTTCGGCCTTACCCTGCCGGGGATCGTCGCCAAATTCTGCGTGCTCCTTGCGGCATACGCGATCGGACCTGGCGCAGGCGCCGCCGGCGGCGTCGCGATCGGACTGCTCCCGCCGCTGGCAATCTTCGGCGCGCCGTCATCGTTGGCCCTCCTGGCCCTCTCCGGGCTGTTGGCCGGCTTGTTTCGCCCCTGGGCGAAACCGGGTGTGATCGGCGGTTTCCTATCGGGTCACCTGCTGCTTTCCATTTATATGTCCAATTCCCAGGATGTGCGGTCACTGCTGTTGGAAGCGGCGATCGCCGGCCTGCTCCTCATCGTCTGGCCGTCCGGTTGGGTGCAGCGTCTGCGCCAGCGCCTGTCTGCCCGAAAAAAGGAGTTTGTCCTACCGGAACCGGCCGTTCCGGTCAGCGCAAAGATCGACGAAATGGGCCGCATGATCGGGCAGATGGCCGTCACCTTCGATGAGATGGCAGAGCCGGCGCCTGCGCCGGGAGACAAGCCCTGGGAGCCGATCCTGCTAGCGATCGCTGAACGGGTGTGCAAGCCCTGTCCGAGTTATGGGCTATGTTGGGAACGGGATGCCGAGCGGACGCGGCAATACCTGAACGAAATCCTCCAACAGGTGGAGGAGAAAGGCCAGGTGACGGCCAAATCGTTGACGCCTCAACTGGCTCGCCGCTGCGCCCGCCTGGCTGAACTGTCAGCCACCATCGGATGCCTGTTGGAGACGGTGGAAGTGGATCGTTACTGGCGGCGCAGGCTCAGCGAAGGAAGGCATCTCGTCAGCGCCCACTTCCGGGGACTGGCGGGATGGATGACATCGCTCGCCCACGACCTGGAGCATGCATCGCCGCCGGAAAAAAGAGGGGAACGGCTGGCCAAGGCGCTGGAGGAGCGCGGCTTCCGCCTCAAGGCGCTCAAAGAGCACGGCGAGGGCGAACATTGGCGGATATATGTGGAAGGCGGCGGCTGCTCCGGCACATGGCCTTGCGCGGAACATGCCGCAGCAACTGCCGCAGAGGTGCTCGGTCAAACCTTTATCGTCGGCAAGTCCGACTGCCGCAGCGGCGCCCCCGGCCGGTGCGCCTTCAGCCTGATCCCTGTCCGGCCCTATGGCATTCAGATCGGCGTGGCCCAGGCCGCCCGCCACGGCAGCGCCGTCAGTGGCGACACGGTCGGCCGATGGGAAGCGCCGGCATCGCGGATGGTCGTCTCCCTCAGCGACGGTTCAGGCGTTGGGCCGCGGGCCGCCCGTGAAAGCAGCGCCACCCTGTCATTGCTCGAACACCTTTGCCGTATGGGCATTCATCCGGGGGAGGCCTTGCGGTCTGTGAACGCCCTGGTCGCATTGGCCACAGAAGAGGAGTCTTTCGCCACAGTCGACATGGCCGTCATCGACCTGGCGTCGGCCGAGGCGGAGATCTTCAAACTCGGCGCAGCGGCCAGTTACCTCAAGCGAGGGCGGCGCGTGCAGGTTCTCCGGCAGTCCTCGCTGCCGCTGGGGATTCTAAAAAACGTGGAAGTGGAATCGCTCAGTGTGGCCATGCTGCCGGGCGACCGCCTGATCCTCGTCAGCGACGGCATCGTCGAGGCAAATCGTCCGGGCGCCGACGGGGGAGCAAAGGCCCGCCGCGGCCGCAGCAACGGCGAAAGCCTGGCGGGCGAAGGTTCTGACTGGCTGGCCAACTGGCTGGAGCGCGATGCCACCGCTGATCCGCAGGCCCTGGCCGACCTGATCCTCCTGGAGGCGATCCGCCTGGGCGGAGGCAAGGCGCGGGATGACTGCAGTGTTGTCGTCGCCGCCCTATCGGGAAGAGAGGAAAGGGGATAA